Proteins encoded within one genomic window of Dehalococcoidia bacterium:
- a CDS encoding type I restriction-modification enzyme R subunit C-terminal domain-containing protein, whose protein sequence is MPKPEEEARRRIDELLCLAGWQVQDREAVNLNAGRGVAVREFTLKAGHGFADYLLYADGYAVGAIEAKPAGMTLTGVEMQSEKYSTGLPDVIPAPTRPLPFLYESTGVETRFTNLLDPEPRSRRVFSFHRPETLADWLGLAGQAQKKVAERHTSTLRSRMTNMPSLIETGLWSPQITAVKNLEHSLSGDRPRALIQMATGSGKTFTAITAIYRLIKFGGAQRVLFLVDRANLGKQALREFQQYTTPDDGRKFTELYNVQHLTSNKIDPVARVCITTIQRLYSMLKGEAEFPEENDEASQWDSGAPLMPEPAPVAYNAAIPIETFDFIVTDECHRSIYNLWRQVLEYFDAHIIGLTATPSKQTLGFFNMNLVMEYNHEQAVTDGVNVDFDVYRIRTQITQAGSTVEAGYFVDRRDRLTRAVRWSLLDDDLTYGSTDLDRSVVAIDQIRTVVKTFRDRLFSEMFPGRTEVPKTLIYAKDDSHADDIVQIVREEFGKGNDFAQKITYRTSVNKVVDPKTGAMTYKASGQKPEDLLSAFRNSYYPRIVVTVDMLATGTDIKPLEVVMFMREVKSRIFFEQMKGRGVRVIDSHTLKGVTPDAEAKTRFVIVDAVGLCESNLTDTRPLDRKPAVPLQKLIQAVSFGSTDPDVLSTLAGRLARLDRQISAEDRKKLTDLADGKKPGDIAAGIVEALDPDLQREVARAEAGLAQDAEPSPEQIEAAARRLLGAAAAPLATNPGLRNEIVAMKQRYEQTIDTVSKDFVLFAEFSDEARERARTIVTSFEAFIRENKDEITALQVLYSRPYKERLRFADIKALADTLSAPPRNWVPEQLWRAYEILDQSKVRGAGGRMLTDIVSLVRFALQQDGELLPFAEDVEARFERWLAMQEVAGHAFTLEQRAWLERIRDHVAGGLMIAADDFEYSPFVQEGGLGKAYELFGEELPKLLDELNEVLVA, encoded by the coding sequence ATGCCGAAGCCCGAGGAAGAAGCCCGGCGACGAATCGATGAGCTGCTCTGCCTGGCCGGGTGGCAGGTGCAGGACCGCGAGGCGGTGAACCTGAACGCCGGACGCGGCGTCGCAGTGCGCGAGTTTACGCTGAAGGCTGGGCATGGGTTTGCGGATTACCTGCTCTACGCGGACGGTTACGCCGTAGGCGCCATCGAAGCGAAGCCAGCGGGCATGACGCTGACGGGCGTGGAAATGCAATCGGAGAAGTACAGCACCGGGCTGCCGGATGTGATTCCCGCGCCGACGCGGCCGCTCCCATTCCTCTATGAAAGTACGGGGGTCGAGACGCGGTTCACCAATCTGCTTGACCCAGAGCCGCGCAGCCGGCGTGTGTTCAGCTTCCATCGACCGGAGACCCTTGCCGACTGGCTGGGCCTGGCAGGCCAGGCGCAGAAGAAGGTCGCGGAGAGGCATACATCGACGTTGCGCAGCCGTATGACGAACATGCCGTCGCTGATCGAGACGGGTTTGTGGTCGCCGCAGATCACGGCGGTGAAGAACCTGGAGCATTCGCTGAGCGGGGACCGGCCGCGGGCGCTGATCCAGATGGCGACGGGCAGCGGCAAGACGTTCACGGCGATCACGGCCATCTATCGACTGATCAAGTTCGGCGGCGCGCAGCGGGTCCTGTTCCTGGTGGACCGCGCTAACCTCGGCAAGCAGGCGCTGCGTGAGTTCCAGCAGTACACGACGCCTGATGACGGACGCAAGTTCACCGAGCTGTACAACGTGCAGCACCTGACCTCGAACAAGATCGACCCGGTGGCAAGGGTGTGTATCACGACGATCCAGCGGCTGTACTCGATGCTTAAGGGCGAAGCGGAGTTCCCCGAAGAGAACGACGAGGCGTCGCAGTGGGACAGCGGCGCGCCGTTGATGCCTGAGCCGGCGCCGGTGGCGTACAACGCGGCGATACCCATCGAGACGTTCGACTTCATCGTCACGGACGAGTGCCACCGCTCGATCTACAACCTGTGGCGGCAAGTGCTGGAGTACTTCGATGCGCATATCATCGGATTGACAGCGACGCCGTCGAAACAGACGCTGGGGTTCTTCAACATGAACCTGGTGATGGAGTACAACCACGAGCAGGCGGTGACCGACGGCGTCAACGTCGATTTCGACGTGTACCGCATTCGCACGCAGATCACACAGGCGGGCTCGACCGTCGAGGCTGGCTACTTCGTCGACCGGCGGGACCGGCTGACGCGCGCCGTGCGGTGGTCGCTGCTGGACGATGACCTGACGTACGGCTCGACGGACCTGGACCGCAGCGTGGTGGCGATCGATCAGATTCGGACCGTCGTCAAGACGTTCCGCGACAGGCTGTTCTCCGAGATGTTCCCGGGGCGCACGGAAGTGCCAAAGACGCTGATCTATGCCAAGGATGACAGCCACGCTGATGACATCGTGCAGATCGTGCGGGAGGAGTTCGGCAAGGGAAACGATTTCGCTCAGAAGATCACGTACAGGACGAGTGTCAACAAGGTCGTTGACCCGAAGACAGGCGCCATGACCTACAAGGCGAGCGGCCAAAAGCCGGAAGACCTGCTCTCCGCGTTCCGCAACAGCTACTACCCGCGCATCGTGGTGACTGTGGACATGCTGGCGACGGGCACGGACATCAAGCCGCTGGAAGTCGTGATGTTCATGCGGGAAGTGAAGAGCCGGATCTTCTTCGAGCAGATGAAGGGCCGCGGAGTGCGTGTGATCGATAGCCATACGTTGAAAGGCGTGACGCCGGACGCGGAGGCGAAGACGCGGTTCGTGATCGTCGACGCGGTGGGGCTGTGCGAGAGCAACCTGACGGACACGAGGCCACTCGACCGCAAGCCGGCGGTGCCGTTGCAGAAACTGATCCAGGCCGTATCGTTCGGGAGCACTGACCCGGACGTACTGTCGACGCTGGCGGGGCGGCTGGCGCGGCTGGACCGGCAGATCAGCGCGGAAGACCGGAAGAAGCTGACCGACCTCGCAGACGGCAAGAAGCCCGGCGACATCGCGGCGGGGATCGTCGAAGCGCTGGACCCTGATCTGCAGCGTGAGGTTGCGCGGGCAGAGGCGGGCCTCGCACAGGATGCTGAGCCATCGCCGGAACAGATCGAGGCTGCGGCGCGGCGACTCCTAGGAGCAGCAGCGGCGCCGCTGGCAACGAACCCGGGCCTCCGCAACGAGATCGTCGCGATGAAGCAGCGGTACGAACAGACAATCGACACGGTGAGCAAGGACTTCGTGCTGTTCGCAGAGTTCTCTGACGAAGCGAGGGAGCGGGCGCGGACGATCGTCACATCGTTCGAGGCGTTCATCCGCGAGAATAAGGACGAGATCACGGCGCTGCAGGTGCTCTACAGCAGGCCGTACAAGGAGCGGCTGCGCTTCGCGGACATCAAGGCACTGGCCGATACGCTGAGCGCGCCTCCACGAAACTGGGTGCCGGAGCAGCTCTGGCGGGCGTACGAGATCCTGGACCAATCGAAGGTGCGCGGGGCGGGCGGGCGGATGCTGACGGACATCGTGTCGCTGGTGCGGTTCGCACTGCAGCAGGACGGCGAGTTGTTGCCGTTCGCGGAGGACGTCGAGGCGCGCTTCGAGCGATGGCTAGCGATGCAGGAGGTGGCGGGGCACGCGTTCACGCTGGAACAGCGCGCCTGGCTTGAGCGCATCCGCGACCACGTTGCCGGCGGTCTAATGATCGCCGCCGACGACTTCGAGTATTCGCCGTTCGTGCAGGAAGGCGGACTCGGCAAGGCGTACGAGCTCTTCGGAGAAGAGTTGCCAAAGCTCCTCGATGAGCTGAATGAGGTGTTGGTCGCTTGA
- a CDS encoding restriction endonuclease subunit S — MSNEPWEIPESWSWTRMGQVSVVIGGSTPSTADSANFENGTVPWITPADLSGYRDKFISTGKRSITERGLMSSGARMMPAGTVLFSSRAPIGYVAIAANALSTNQGFKSFVLDPALFPDYVYYYLQRGKELALELASGTTFAEISGKSAHEIPLPLPPLQEQHRIVAEIEKQFTRLDAAMAALERVRANIKRYRAATLAAACEGRLVPTEAELARAEEREYEDADRLLARLGARSNASQPVNTALRHPYELPIGWTWSTPLELCDGSRSITYGVIKLGDGIPGGVATLRSSDVRSLRLNLERVKTIDPAIAANYRRTFLRGGEVLITVRGTLGGVVVAPGSVAGFNVSREVAVLPARNASIAQTLATFIASPHLQRWIVANTKGITYRGLNIETLKVLPVPVPPLAEQHRIVGEVERRLSLADKLDAVASDALRRGAALRQSILKRAFAGELVPQDPNDAPASMLLERIRAERAARASNGARSKKLIRRKARA; from the coding sequence TTGAGCAACGAGCCTTGGGAGATTCCCGAAAGCTGGTCGTGGACAAGGATGGGCCAGGTATCCGTGGTGATTGGCGGAAGCACGCCATCGACGGCCGATTCCGCCAACTTCGAGAACGGCACGGTTCCATGGATTACGCCAGCAGATCTCTCAGGCTACCGGGACAAGTTCATCTCGACCGGAAAACGTTCCATCACCGAGCGCGGTTTGATGAGTTCTGGCGCGCGGATGATGCCGGCAGGAACTGTCTTGTTCAGCTCGCGCGCCCCGATCGGGTATGTCGCGATCGCCGCGAATGCCCTCTCCACCAACCAAGGCTTCAAGAGTTTCGTTCTAGACCCAGCACTCTTCCCCGACTACGTCTACTACTACCTACAACGCGGCAAGGAACTGGCACTCGAGTTGGCAAGCGGGACGACGTTTGCAGAGATCTCGGGGAAGAGCGCCCACGAGATTCCATTGCCGCTGCCACCGCTCCAAGAACAGCATCGTATCGTCGCGGAGATCGAGAAGCAGTTCACGCGGCTGGATGCGGCGATGGCCGCGCTCGAACGCGTGCGGGCGAACATCAAGCGCTATCGCGCGGCTACGCTGGCCGCGGCGTGCGAGGGACGGCTGGTGCCGACAGAGGCTGAGTTGGCGCGAGCTGAGGAGCGGGAGTATGAGGACGCGGATCGTTTGCTCGCTCGATTGGGCGCACGATCGAACGCAAGCCAGCCGGTTAACACAGCACTGAGACACCCTTATGAACTGCCTATCGGATGGACTTGGTCAACGCCTCTAGAACTATGCGACGGTTCGCGGTCAATAACGTACGGCGTGATCAAACTAGGAGACGGAATCCCAGGCGGAGTCGCGACCCTGCGGTCGAGCGACGTTCGGAGTCTTAGGCTGAACCTAGAACGTGTCAAGACGATAGATCCGGCGATAGCGGCGAACTATCGGAGGACTTTTCTTCGAGGTGGCGAGGTTCTCATCACGGTCCGCGGGACGCTCGGTGGGGTGGTCGTCGCACCTGGATCGGTCGCTGGATTCAACGTGTCCCGCGAGGTAGCGGTCCTTCCAGCGCGCAATGCGTCGATAGCGCAGACTCTGGCAACGTTCATCGCGTCGCCTCATCTCCAGCGATGGATAGTTGCGAACACGAAGGGCATCACTTACCGCGGTCTGAACATCGAGACATTGAAGGTTCTACCTGTTCCCGTCCCACCGCTCGCCGAACAGCACCGTATCGTCGGTGAAGTTGAACGGCGCCTTTCGCTCGCCGACAAGCTCGACGCCGTTGCCAGTGACGCGCTCAGGCGCGGAGCCGCCCTGCGACAGTCGATCCTCAAGCGTGCCTTCGCTGGCGAGCTGGTGCCGCAAGACCCGAACGACGCACCCGCATCGATGCTGCTCGAACGCATCCGCGCCGAGCGCGCGGCGCGGGCGTCGAACGGCGCTCGATCGAAGAAGCTAATTCGACGAAAGGCGCGGGCGTGA
- a CDS encoding TadE family protein, producing MLRRITRGERAQSLVEFAFVVPMLLILVFGIIDFGLGLRAYISVSSATREGARYAAVGNPAGTFSSGGSGECNGSTTTTVVGKTCNTLKGLDLANINDVTVTYPAGKSPGESVIVEMDYEYNYITPVQRIVNFMSGGSISDSLTITARTDMRLE from the coding sequence ATGCTTCGGAGAATAACCAGAGGCGAACGTGCGCAGAGCCTCGTCGAATTCGCGTTCGTCGTGCCCATGCTGCTGATCCTGGTGTTCGGGATCATCGACTTTGGTCTCGGCCTGCGGGCGTACATCAGCGTGTCGTCGGCGACCAGGGAAGGTGCGCGGTACGCGGCGGTCGGCAACCCCGCTGGAACGTTCTCTTCCGGCGGATCCGGCGAGTGCAACGGCTCGACGACGACCACTGTTGTTGGCAAGACCTGCAACACACTCAAGGGCCTCGATCTCGCGAACATCAACGACGTCACGGTCACGTATCCGGCCGGCAAGTCGCCCGGCGAGTCGGTGATCGTCGAGATGGACTACGAGTACAACTACATCACGCCAGTCCAGCGGATCGTCAACTTCATGTCAGGTGGCAGCATCTCCGACAGTCTGACGATCACCGCCCGGACCGACATGCGGCTGGAGTAA
- a CDS encoding PQQ-dependent sugar dehydrogenase has translation MSRSPVRLALALTVLVVAAVVAAVAAVAIDRSLDDGGAVVETLGAAVQPMPQATGIRRDPPVIFEGLPAGYRIENLVSGLEAPAALDGAPDGRIFFVEQVSGRVRVIENGALRAAPYYVVPDLYVQTSEAFVSELGLVGVTVDPNTDEGVAVYIYYSAQSSAGVRTTKLVRLRDERGAGVDPQTILEVAAAPECCHIAGSLTWLPDGTLLVGVGDHETPDAAQDVASPLGKLLRIDRNGGAPADNPFTGREGADPRVYAVGLRNAFGVAVDPQGPMFVLDNGEFGFDTIHRLEAGANYGWPASAVDEASEVATPLLTYLESNGLAGAIAYRDGPLTAFDGMVLFCQFHRGGALHRFAPQPARLQADDVILAPGCSSGIRQFADGYVYFLDYVNGALLRIADEDAPPLRTR, from the coding sequence GTGTCTCGCTCCCCGGTCCGTCTCGCGCTCGCCCTCACGGTTCTCGTCGTCGCCGCGGTAGTCGCCGCAGTTGCCGCGGTCGCCATCGACCGCAGCCTCGACGATGGCGGCGCCGTCGTGGAAACGCTCGGCGCCGCCGTCCAGCCGATGCCACAAGCTACGGGGATCCGACGCGATCCGCCCGTCATCTTCGAGGGGCTGCCGGCCGGCTATCGGATCGAAAACCTGGTCAGCGGCCTCGAAGCTCCCGCCGCGCTCGATGGCGCACCGGACGGCCGCATCTTCTTCGTCGAGCAGGTGTCGGGGCGCGTGCGCGTCATCGAAAACGGCGCCCTGCGCGCTGCGCCGTATTACGTCGTGCCGGACCTCTACGTGCAGACCAGCGAGGCCTTCGTCTCCGAACTGGGACTCGTCGGCGTCACCGTCGATCCCAATACCGACGAGGGTGTCGCCGTCTATATCTACTACTCAGCGCAGTCGAGCGCCGGCGTCCGCACGACGAAGCTCGTGCGCCTGCGCGATGAACGGGGCGCCGGGGTCGATCCGCAGACGATCTTGGAGGTCGCAGCCGCGCCCGAATGCTGTCACATCGCGGGGTCGCTGACGTGGTTGCCTGACGGGACGCTGCTCGTGGGCGTGGGCGATCACGAGACGCCCGATGCGGCGCAGGACGTGGCTTCGCCGCTCGGCAAGCTGCTACGTATCGACCGCAATGGCGGGGCGCCCGCGGACAATCCGTTCACCGGCCGCGAAGGCGCCGATCCGCGCGTCTATGCCGTCGGGCTGCGTAACGCGTTCGGGGTCGCCGTCGATCCGCAGGGACCGATGTTTGTGCTCGACAACGGGGAATTCGGCTTCGACACGATCCATCGCCTCGAGGCCGGCGCCAACTACGGGTGGCCGGCGAGCGCGGTCGACGAGGCGTCGGAGGTGGCGACGCCGCTCCTCACCTATCTTGAATCCAACGGGCTTGCCGGCGCCATTGCCTACCGCGATGGCCCGCTCACCGCCTTCGACGGCATGGTCCTCTTCTGCCAGTTTCACCGCGGCGGCGCGTTGCACCGTTTCGCGCCGCAACCGGCCAGGCTGCAGGCAGACGATGTGATCCTCGCGCCGGGCTGTTCGAGCGGCATCCGCCAATTCGCCGACGGCTATGTCTACTTCCTGGACTACGTCAACGGCGCCCTGCTGCGCATCGCCGACGAGGATGCACCGCCGCTGCGCACGCGCTGA
- a CDS encoding class I SAM-dependent DNA methyltransferase codes for MNNGNGNNHAQQIVQKLWNYCNVLRDDGLSYLDYIEQLTYLLFLKMAHEQTLAPYNRASSIPEGFDWPSLTGRDGDDLETHYRHLLEELAKEPGMLGIIFRKAQNKIQDPAKLRRLIADLIDRETWTTLEADVKGDAYEGLLAKNAEDVKSGAGQYFTPRPLIQAIVECVRPAPGETISDPACGTGGFLLNAHDYIVEKHPQLDPDQRRHLKFDALRGGDIVDSVVRLCAMNLYLHGIGPTTAEGEPPVEKADALATGPSDHFEVVLTNPPFGRKSSVLIVNAEGEQEREDLTVVREDFWVTTSNKQLNFVQHVKTLLKINGRAAVVVPDNVLFEGGAGETVRRKLLHECDVHTLLRLPTGIFYSQGVKANVLFFDRRAASATPSTSTLWIYDFRTNVHMTLKTNPLTRAHLDEFVACYHAENRHERTPTWSEETPEGRWRAFSYDEIAQRDKANLDIFWVKDESLEDASNLPEPDVIAAEIIEDLGAALEQFELIRTDLAVQVLPSSNAEAG; via the coding sequence GTGAATAACGGAAACGGCAACAATCACGCGCAGCAGATCGTCCAGAAGCTCTGGAACTACTGCAACGTGTTGCGCGACGACGGACTCTCGTACCTGGATTACATCGAGCAGTTGACGTACCTGCTGTTCCTAAAGATGGCGCACGAGCAGACGCTGGCGCCCTACAACCGGGCGTCGAGCATCCCAGAGGGGTTCGACTGGCCGAGCCTGACGGGGCGGGACGGCGACGACCTGGAGACGCACTACCGGCACCTGCTGGAGGAGCTGGCGAAAGAGCCGGGCATGCTCGGGATCATCTTCCGCAAGGCGCAGAACAAGATCCAGGACCCGGCGAAGCTGCGGCGGCTGATCGCCGACCTGATCGACCGCGAGACGTGGACGACGCTGGAAGCGGACGTCAAAGGCGACGCGTACGAGGGGCTGCTGGCGAAGAATGCGGAGGACGTGAAGAGCGGCGCGGGCCAGTACTTCACGCCGCGGCCGCTGATCCAGGCGATCGTCGAGTGCGTGCGGCCGGCGCCCGGCGAGACGATCTCGGACCCCGCGTGCGGGACGGGCGGGTTCCTGCTCAACGCGCACGATTACATCGTCGAGAAGCATCCGCAGCTCGACCCCGACCAGCGGCGGCACCTAAAGTTCGACGCCCTGCGCGGTGGCGACATCGTCGACAGCGTCGTGCGGTTGTGCGCGATGAACCTCTACCTGCACGGCATCGGCCCGACGACGGCAGAGGGCGAGCCGCCGGTGGAGAAGGCGGACGCGCTCGCGACAGGGCCCTCCGACCACTTTGAAGTGGTGCTGACCAATCCGCCGTTCGGACGGAAGTCGAGCGTGCTGATCGTCAACGCGGAGGGCGAGCAGGAGCGCGAAGACCTGACCGTCGTCCGCGAAGACTTCTGGGTGACGACGAGCAACAAGCAGTTGAACTTCGTGCAGCACGTGAAGACGCTGCTGAAGATCAACGGCCGGGCGGCGGTCGTCGTGCCCGACAACGTGCTGTTCGAGGGCGGGGCCGGCGAGACGGTCCGCCGGAAGCTGCTTCACGAGTGCGACGTACATACGTTGCTGCGGCTCCCGACGGGCATCTTCTACTCGCAGGGCGTGAAGGCGAACGTGCTGTTCTTCGATCGAAGAGCGGCGAGCGCGACGCCGTCGACGAGCACGCTGTGGATCTACGACTTCCGGACGAACGTGCACATGACGCTGAAGACGAACCCGCTCACGCGGGCGCATCTCGACGAGTTCGTCGCGTGCTATCACGCCGAGAATCGTCACGAGCGCACGCCGACGTGGTCGGAGGAAACGCCGGAAGGCCGCTGGCGGGCGTTTAGCTACGACGAGATCGCGCAGCGCGACAAGGCGAACCTCGACATCTTCTGGGTGAAGGACGAGAGCCTGGAGGACGCGTCGAATCTGCCGGAGCCCGACGTGATCGCGGCAGAGATCATCGAGGATCTGGGTGCAGCGCTGGAGCAGTTCGAACTCATACGTACAGATCTCGCCGTCCAGGTGCTGCCTAGTTCGAACGCAGAGGCCGGTTAG
- a CDS encoding type I restriction enzyme HsdR N-terminal domain-containing protein yields the protein MVRDYASMNLSEADTRAHLIDPVLTLLGYRGVDALRREVPVAATREFIDYELRAGGEPQALVEAKAVRHAITDQHAAQCVQYASVLGVRWCLITNGVSWTIYDAHAKGALAAKHVAAVRLDSDAQAAAKAWAVLSLFSRDSLARSSPLTKLLIERVIADELARPDSPAINALRRAVKDRFGETVTGQAVLDVLTEAGVEATTADLATNEDSAAPTDVPAQVRKPRREATGARSGLTELVDAGLLPADAALECTLYRQTFAARVRDGGIELQGKLYATPSAAAAALRDGKASNGWVIWKYKGRLLADLRAQLSGSATQPSSAADPS from the coding sequence ATGGTGCGCGACTACGCCTCGATGAATCTCAGCGAGGCGGACACGCGAGCGCACCTCATTGACCCCGTGCTCACCTTGCTCGGGTACCGGGGCGTGGATGCGCTCCGACGCGAGGTGCCTGTCGCGGCGACGCGGGAGTTCATCGACTATGAGCTTCGTGCGGGCGGCGAGCCGCAAGCCCTGGTCGAAGCCAAGGCCGTGCGCCATGCCATCACGGATCAGCACGCTGCCCAGTGTGTTCAATACGCCAGCGTGTTGGGCGTGCGCTGGTGTCTGATCACGAACGGCGTGTCCTGGACAATCTATGACGCTCACGCGAAGGGGGCGCTCGCAGCGAAGCATGTCGCGGCCGTTCGTCTCGACTCGGATGCCCAGGCGGCGGCGAAGGCCTGGGCCGTCCTCTCCCTATTTTCGCGTGATTCTCTTGCCAGATCTTCGCCGCTCACTAAGCTTCTGATCGAGCGAGTGATCGCGGACGAGCTCGCACGGCCGGACTCTCCTGCGATCAACGCGCTGCGTCGCGCGGTCAAAGACCGGTTCGGAGAGACGGTTACGGGACAGGCGGTCCTCGACGTGCTCACCGAAGCCGGCGTAGAGGCAACGACCGCCGATCTCGCAACGAATGAGGATTCTGCGGCGCCAACCGATGTACCAGCCCAAGTGCGAAAGCCTCGGCGTGAAGCTACAGGCGCACGGTCCGGCCTCACCGAACTAGTCGACGCCGGCCTTCTACCTGCGGACGCCGCGCTCGAGTGCACGCTTTACAGGCAGACGTTCGCCGCGCGAGTGCGCGATGGCGGGATCGAACTCCAAGGTAAGTTGTACGCGACGCCCTCGGCTGCGGCCGCCGCCCTTCGAGATGGAAAGGCGTCCAACGGCTGGGTGATCTGGAAATACAAAGGTCGGCTCCTCGCGGATCTGCGCGCGCAGCTGTCCGGGTCCGCGACTCAGCCGTCGTCCGCCGCTGACCCCTCATGA
- a CDS encoding TadE/TadG family type IV pilus assembly protein translates to MKAFRRLIRKLNERGQVAMIAAGLLPVLLGMTGLAIDVGTYMSDRRHLQNSADSIALAGSQLLPDEDAARDVAEEWAVKNDIDLADVTITIDITGDVPEIVAEIRRPHNFVFMRVLGVDERDVGARAAAVKVSFGGGSGIVPWSVTQETVDSSNGLPIAMKVDAGESVTGNFGIIRIDGPGAGEYEDAVMFGSVTTACAQSAPNCAPGSCPGQYPEVCGETAPECIGAVCESEPGNVIGKTRNAVYFRLDNTCDTSNPCGTQSCDTFEDTFGTPDANGKYNLHPDCNPWTDGPGHCTSTTDVCSRRIIIIPIIDGTGNGASGVTIERFALMWLDGFDENDCPNGDDCVVLGRFVKADLTTNALAGVFDEDASIHFTKLSE, encoded by the coding sequence ATGAAGGCGTTTCGAAGGCTGATCCGAAAGTTAAACGAACGTGGCCAGGTGGCGATGATCGCCGCCGGTCTCTTGCCGGTCCTGCTCGGCATGACGGGATTGGCGATCGATGTCGGCACGTACATGAGCGACCGCCGGCATCTCCAGAACTCCGCCGACAGCATCGCGCTCGCCGGTTCCCAACTTTTGCCAGACGAAGACGCCGCGCGTGATGTTGCCGAAGAATGGGCGGTTAAGAATGACATCGACCTCGCCGACGTCACGATCACGATTGACATCACCGGTGACGTGCCGGAGATCGTGGCCGAGATCAGGCGCCCCCATAATTTCGTCTTCATGAGGGTGCTCGGCGTCGATGAACGTGACGTTGGCGCGCGCGCCGCGGCCGTGAAGGTCTCGTTCGGCGGCGGCTCCGGTATTGTGCCGTGGTCGGTCACGCAGGAGACCGTCGACAGCTCAAACGGTCTGCCCATCGCGATGAAAGTGGACGCAGGCGAATCGGTCACCGGCAACTTCGGGATAATTCGCATCGACGGGCCAGGTGCGGGCGAGTATGAGGATGCCGTGATGTTCGGCAGCGTCACGACCGCATGCGCTCAATCGGCGCCCAACTGCGCACCCGGATCCTGTCCCGGCCAGTATCCCGAAGTCTGCGGAGAGACCGCTCCCGAATGCATTGGCGCCGTTTGTGAGTCGGAGCCCGGCAACGTCATTGGCAAGACCAGGAATGCTGTGTACTTCCGCCTTGACAATACCTGCGACACGTCAAATCCGTGCGGCACACAGTCTTGCGACACGTTTGAGGACACCTTTGGCACGCCGGATGCCAACGGCAAATACAACCTCCACCCTGATTGCAACCCGTGGACGGATGGTCCCGGCCACTGCACGAGCACGACGGATGTCTGCAGCCGGCGCATTATCATCATTCCAATCATCGATGGCACAGGAAACGGCGCCTCAGGGGTGACCATTGAGCGGTTCGCTCTGATGTGGCTTGATGGCTTCGATGAGAACGACTGCCCGAATGGAGACGACTGTGTTGTGCTCGGCCGGTTCGTCAAAGCGGACCTTACGACGAACGCGCTCGCAGGGGTCTTCGACGAGGACGCCTCCATCCACTTCACGAAGCTGAGCGAGTAG
- a CDS encoding tyrosine-type recombinase/integrase has protein sequence MVAERVVPTESDESVSGWDRALYAFLAEKERRSGSGRTVQAYASMLHHFFGATGKPPDRIASADVFAWAYGVGASGKQPSATTIGARVACLSSFYRFLIRLGATTSNPCDALERPRKDQAVPRGLSADNVRQFLAAIPDTPAGLRDRAIVLTLVLTGRRRTEVLSLTRGDLIEDDRRIYYAYKGKGGKRGKRELPAPAYEATVAALAALGKDMATMAPDEPLWQAHADGKALTSGTFYARLQRYFVAAGLPRAGVHIFRHSAAKLRRDAGESVEDVSRFLDHSSLAVTTTYLRRLEGEADTGWAKVAEAIGIKRGSPSDEE, from the coding sequence ATGGTCGCAGAACGAGTCGTGCCCACCGAATCCGATGAGTCTGTCTCAGGCTGGGATCGCGCCCTCTATGCCTTCCTCGCCGAGAAGGAGCGCCGCTCCGGCTCCGGCCGCACGGTCCAGGCGTACGCCAGCATGCTGCACCACTTCTTCGGCGCAACTGGCAAGCCGCCCGACCGCATCGCGAGCGCAGACGTGTTCGCCTGGGCGTACGGCGTTGGGGCGTCTGGCAAGCAACCTTCCGCCACGACGATCGGCGCCCGCGTGGCGTGTCTCAGCAGCTTCTATCGATTCCTCATCCGGCTCGGCGCGACGACATCCAATCCCTGCGATGCGCTCGAACGTCCGCGGAAGGATCAGGCGGTGCCGCGCGGCCTGAGTGCGGACAACGTTCGCCAGTTCCTCGCCGCGATCCCCGACACGCCCGCTGGGCTCCGCGACCGCGCGATCGTCCTTACGCTCGTGCTCACCGGCCGAAGACGCACCGAGGTGCTGTCACTGACGCGAGGCGACCTGATCGAAGACGACAGACGGATCTACTACGCCTACAAAGGCAAAGGTGGAAAGCGCGGCAAGCGCGAGCTTCCTGCACCCGCCTACGAGGCGACTGTCGCGGCGCTGGCGGCACTCGGGAAGGACATGGCGACGATGGCGCCCGACGAGCCGCTGTGGCAAGCACACGCGGACGGGAAGGCCCTCACGAGCGGGACGTTCTACGCTCGGCTGCAGCGGTACTTCGTGGCAGCGGGTCTGCCGCGGGCCGGCGTGCACATCTTCCGGCACTCCGCCGCCAAGCTGCGACGCGACGCCGGCGAGAGCGTCGAGGACGTGAGCCGGTTCCTCGACCACAGCAGCCTCGCGGTCACGACGACATACCTGCGGCGGTTGGAGGGCGAGGCGGACACGGGATGGGCGAAGGTGGCGGAGGCGATCGGAATCAAGAGAGGGAGCCCGTCCGACGAGGAGTAA